TGCGGCAGGACCTCGAACTCGTCCGCCTCGAAATCGGCGCACGCCGCCTCGGCGACGATGTCACGGGCGAGATCGACGGCAACGCCCCGGTCCACGAGCCGAGCGAGTATCGATTCGTACACGCGCGAAACGGCGGGTGCGACCGGCGCGGACACTTCCGCCACCGCCGGAACTTCGCCCGCCTCGGTCAATCGCGCGAGCAGGCGGGTCACATCGTCGAGTTGCTCGCCCATGCGGTCGACACGCGCGCGCAGCGCATCGACGGCGCCCGAGGATTCGAGCGCCGCGAGACGCCGCGCGAGATCGTCCGGCCGCGGCTCTGCGGTCGTCGAAATTTCGGGGGAGTTCGCCGCCGGCTCCGCCGCTTTCGCCGCGCGCGCCGCGCGCTGCGGATCGGGCGCGGCGGTGATTTCGATCTCGACGCGGCCGAGCAATCCCTTGTGCGAACGCACCGAGCGCGTCGTGAGGATCACGGCCTCGGGCCCGAGCTCGGCCTTCACGAGCGCAATGGCGTCTTTCATCGTCGGCGCCCGGAATGATTTCGTCTGCATCGTCACGCCTCCACGGTGCCGAGCGAGTAAATCTTCGCCCGTGTGTCGATTTCATTGTGCGAAAGGATGGACCAGGACGGCAGGAACTTGTCGAGGAATCGCTTGAGGTGTCCGCGCAGGACGGGGTTCGTCAGCAGGATCGGCTGCTGACCGATGTTCTGGAATTTGCCCGCCGCGCTTTCGAGCGACTTGATGAGGCGCTGAGCGGTGTCCGGATCGATGTTGAGGAACGACGTGCCCTGGGCGGTCTGCACCGCGTCGGTCAGGCTGTTTTCGAGCCGCGACGCAAGCGTCATGAGCGCGACCGTGCCGTCGTTCGTCGAATACAGATCGGTGATCGTCCGCGAGAGAGCCTGACGCACGTACTCGGTCAGGATATCGGCGTCCTTCGTCACCGGCGCCCAGTCTGCGAGCGTTTCGAGCACCGTGAGCAGGTCGCGCACCGGCACGCCTTCCTTCACGAGATTCTGCAACACCTTCTGCACGATGCCGAGATTCACCATCGCGGGCGACAGCTCGGAAACGACCTTGGGATACTTCTTGCCGAAGTTGTCGAGCATCTCGGACACGTCCTGCCGCGATAGCAGCTCGTGCGAATGCGTGCGGAAGATTTCCGTCAGGTGCGTGGTCATGACCGTGGCGAGATCGACGACGGTGTACCCCGAGAACTGCGCCTTCTCGCGGTCGGGCTTGCGAATCCAAACGGCGGGCAGCTTGAAAGCCGGCTCGACGGTGGGGATGCCGTCGATGGGCTTGTCCACGGTGCCGGGATCCATCGCGAGGAAGCGATCGACCATCAGCTCGCCGCCGCCGACCTCGACGCCTTTCACGAGGATGCGGTACTGCCCGGGTTTGAGCTGCAAGTTGTCGCGGATGTGGATGGGCGGAATCATGAGGCCCATCTTCTGCGCATACTGGCGGCGGATGGCGCGCACCTTGTCGAGCAGCTCGCCGCCCTGATCGCGGTCCACCAGATTGATGAGTCCATACCCGATCTCGAGTTCCACGAGATCGAGCGTGAGCAGGTCTTCCATGCGGTCGGGAACGAGCGTGTCAGCCGGGCGCTCGTCGATGATCGGCGCGCGCGCGGCCTCGATTTCCTCGACGCGCCGCCGGTATCCCGCGAGGCCGATGACGACGGCGAGGAGCAGGAACGGCGCCATGGGCAAGCCGGGAACGATCGCGAAGAATCCGAGAATTCCCGCGGTCACGAGGAACACGCGCGACTTGCCCATGATCTGGTTGGCGAGCGAGCCCGCGAGGTCGGCTTCTCCGGTGGCGCGCGTGACGACGATGCCCGCGGCGGTGGAGATGACGAGGGCCGGGATCTGGCTGACGAGACCGTCGCCGATGGACAGGATCGTGTACACGCTCGCCGCTTCGGCGACCGGCATGTTCTGCTGTACCGCGCCGATGATGAATCCGCCGATGATGTTGACGAGCGTGATGATAATTCCGGCGATCGCGTCGCCGCGCACGAACTTCGCCGCGCCGTCCATCGAGCCGTAGAAGTCGGCTTCGCGCTCGATCGTGGTGCGCCGCGTGCGCGCGGTCTTTTCGTCGATCAGACCGCTGTTGAGATCGGCGTCGATCGCCATCTGCTTGCCGGGCATGGCGTCGAGAGTGAACCTGGCGGCGACCTCGGCGATGCGCGTCGAGCCCTTGGTGATGACGACGAAGTTGATGACGACGAGCACGATGAAGACGATGACGCCGACGACGTAGTTGCCCCCGACGACGAACTGGCCGAACGCCTGGATCACGTGTCCCGCCGCGTCGGTGCCCTCGGAACCCTTCATCAGGATCAGGCGGGTCGAGGCGACGTTGAGCGAGAGGCGGTAGAGCGTCGCCATCAGGAGCATCGTGGGAAACGACGAGAATTCGAGCGGCGACTCGGTGTAGAGCGCGACGAGCAGAATGAGAATGGAGAGCGTGATCGAGACCGTCAGCAGGAGGTCGAGCAGGACCGTCGGCACCGGCAGGATCATCACGATGAGGATGCCGACGACCGCGAGCGCCAGCACCACCGGCGACATGGTCGCGGCGGCGGGTTTTCCCGCGATGGCTTCCGTGGCGCTCACGCGGCCCCCTGACGGCGGTTCATGCTGTAGATGTACGCGAGGATCTCGGCGACGGCCTGATACAGGTGCACGGGGATCGACGCGCCGAGCTTGCAGGATTTCTCGAGTTCACGCGCGAGCGGCGGACGTTCGAGAATCGGGATGCGGCTCGCTTCGGCGACCTCGCGGATGCGCAGCGCCACGAAACCCTTGCCTTTGGCGATCACGACGGGCGCGAGATCCTTGCCGCGGTCGTAACGCAGCGCCACGGCGACGTGCGTGGGGTTGGTGATGACCACGTCGGCTTTCGGGACTTCGTGCATCATGCGGCGCTGCGCCATCTCGACCTGCAAGCGGCGGATGCGCGACTTGACCTTCGGGTCGCCCTCCATGTTCTTGAACTCGTCCTTGACCTCCTGGCGGGTCATCTTCTGTTTTTCGAGGTAGTCGTACCGCTGAAAGACGTAGTCGATCACCGCGATGACGGCCATCGCGATGATGACCTTCACGGTCATGCCGAAGGTGCTGTCCCACAGGATTTCCATGATGCCCTGGGCGCCCTGCCCCGCGCTGTCGAGGAACGCGCCGATGTCGTCGCGAATGGCGAAATAGACGATGAGCCCGATCGCCGCGACCTTGGCCGAGCCCTTGATCATGTCCATGAAGGCGCGCAGCGAAAAAAACCGCGACA
This DNA window, taken from Deltaproteobacteria bacterium, encodes the following:
- the flhA gene encoding flagellar biosynthesis protein FlhA, with the protein product MSPVVLALAVVGILIVMILPVPTVLLDLLLTVSITLSILILLVALYTESPLEFSSFPTMLLMATLYRLSLNVASTRLILMKGSEGTDAAGHVIQAFGQFVVGGNYVVGVIVFIVLVVINFVVITKGSTRIAEVAARFTLDAMPGKQMAIDADLNSGLIDEKTARTRRTTIEREADFYGSMDGAAKFVRGDAIAGIIITLVNIIGGFIIGAVQQNMPVAEAASVYTILSIGDGLVSQIPALVISTAAGIVVTRATGEADLAGSLANQIMGKSRVFLVTAGILGFFAIVPGLPMAPFLLLAVVIGLAGYRRRVEEIEAARAPIIDERPADTLVPDRMEDLLTLDLVELEIGYGLINLVDRDQGGELLDKVRAIRRQYAQKMGLMIPPIHIRDNLQLKPGQYRILVKGVEVGGGELMVDRFLAMDPGTVDKPIDGIPTVEPAFKLPAVWIRKPDREKAQFSGYTVVDLATVMTTHLTEIFRTHSHELLSRQDVSEMLDNFGKKYPKVVSELSPAMVNLGIVQKVLQNLVKEGVPVRDLLTVLETLADWAPVTKDADILTEYVRQALSRTITDLYSTNDGTVALMTLASRLENSLTDAVQTAQGTSFLNIDPDTAQRLIKSLESAAGKFQNIGQQPILLTNPVLRGHLKRFLDKFLPSWSILSHNEIDTRAKIYSLGTVEA
- the flhB gene encoding flagellar biosynthesis protein FlhB yields the protein MADDAEKTEQPTGRKLEKARQEGSVIQSQEIPTVVVMTTALAVFAAFGPWMGGRIIALMREAFITANANFTAETWLGAMVPFLFDTALLLTPIVVAVAIFGTLSYVAQFGFLASSEAITPDLNRLNPISGMSRFFSLRAFMDMIKGSAKVAAIGLIVYFAIRDDIGAFLDSAGQGAQGIMEILWDSTFGMTVKVIIAMAVIAVIDYVFQRYDYLEKQKMTRQEVKDEFKNMEGDPKVKSRIRRLQVEMAQRRMMHEVPKADVVITNPTHVAVALRYDRGKDLAPVVIAKGKGFVALRIREVAEASRIPILERPPLARELEKSCKLGASIPVHLYQAVAEILAYIYSMNRRQGAA